In Colletotrichum higginsianum IMI 349063 chromosome 1, whole genome shotgun sequence, one genomic interval encodes:
- a CDS encoding AMP-binding enzyme produces the protein MKIYTSRPIEVPRDLNLTQLLHTSATELPESHIIAADSLTNRSITLGELRDRAGRIAKGLKDVLSPPDQARWAVALPNSVEFLEIFHAILWTGGIVCPVNHALKVSEIGHGLAISRPHFVVAYGPMVTSIREAVGVAREELHEKGVAWQSPPILSMVKPCRGTRSIPDDFLSSTRLPIPRWTDTSLRLASIHLSSGTTGKPKGVELTHHNFVSNVMQLVALDRARQMFNPSSRTVAFTPWAHIAMTTAPLFLGPYTGMFHHAMPRYNIEDFGRLVESTQATTFQGVPSVVLSLANSDITERFDFSRAQIITIGGAPLKAEQLSRLLGRAPWRLVQAYGMTEAAGYVAYQEFGEVVPDGCTGKLLPGIEAALKREGTTEDAPPGGPGELWLRGPNITRGYAFDPDANRAAFPVEGWYNTGDVCRIDECGRVSIVGRTKELIKYKGFQVSPGELEQIVNSHPHVGEAGVGALWDADQLTEVPTAWVVLKNGGNETRREEVVDKLRVIQRAVDGQVSGYKKLRGGVWVVDKVPRNATGKIIRPELVKMTQGPCSLEKPRTLTAKL, from the coding sequence ATGAAGATATACACATCTCGGCCTATTGAAGTACCCCGAGATCTGAATCTCACCCAACTCCTTCATACCAGCGCGACTGAGCTGCCCGAGTCCCACATCATCGCCGCGGACAGTCTCACAAACCGGAGCATCACTCTCGGGGAACTACGAGACCGCGCAGGAAGGATCGCAAAGGGTCTGAAGGATGTGCTGAGCCCGCCGGACCAAGCTCGTTGGGCCGTCGCGTTGCCAAACAGCGTGGAATTCCTCGAGATATTCCACGCCATCCTGTGGACAGGGGGGATCGTGTGTCCGGTCAATCACGCGCTCAAGGTCTCTGAGATCGGCCATGGGCTTGCCATCTCGAGGCCGCATTTCGTGGTGGCATACGGGCCGATGGTGACATCCATTCGAGAGGCTGTGGGCGTGGCAAGAGAGGAGCTCCATGAGAAAGGGGTGGCATGGCAGTCACCGCCGATATTGTCCATGGTGAAGCCTTGCCGAGGCACGAGGAGCATTCCGGATGACTTTCTCTCTTCGACACGGCTTCCCATCCCCCGCTGGACCGACACTTCACTTCGCCTGGCATCGATACACCTCTCGTCCGGGACGACCGGCAAGCCAAAAGGGGTCGAGCTCACGCATCACAACTTCGTCTCCAACGTGATGCAGCTCGTTGCCCTGGACCGCGCCCGCCAGATGTTCAACCCGTCATCCCGTACCGTCGCCTTCACACCCTGGGCTCACATCGCCATGACGACGGCACCCCTGTTTCTCGGACCGTATACCGGTATGTTCCACCACGCCATGCCCCGATACAACATTGAGGACTTTGGACGACTTGTCGAGTCTACCCAAGCGACTACCTTCCAGGGTGTCCCCAGCGTGGTCCTGTCCCTCGCCAACTCGGACATCACGGAGCGCTTCGACTTCTCCAGGGCGCAGatcatcaccatcggcggcgcgccgCTGAAGGCGGAGCAGCTGTCGAGGCTGCTGGGCCGGGCGCCGTGGAGGCTCGTGCAGGCGTACGGCatgacggaggcggcgggctACGTGGCGTACCAGGAGTTTGGCGAAGTCGTCCCGGACGGCTGCACAGGCAAGCTGCTGCCGGGCATCGAAGCCGCTCTCAAGAGGGAGGGGACGACGGAAGACGCGCCGCCCGGAGGACCGGGGGAGCTTTGGTTGCGCGGGCCGAACATCACGCGCGGGTACGCTTTCGACCCCGACGCGAATCGGGCCGCGTTTCCTGTCGAGGGCTGGTACAACACCGGCGACGTTTGTCGTATAGACGAGTGCGGCCGAGTGTCGATCGTGGGAAGGACGAAGGAGCTGATCAAGTATAAGGGGTTCCAGGTCAGCCCCGGCGAGCTGGAGCAGATCGTCAACTCCCACCCCCACGTCGGGGAGGCGGGCGTCGGGGCTCTCTGGGACGCGGACCAGTTGACGGAGGTGCCCACCGCGTGGGTTGTGTTGAAGAATGGCGGGAACGAGACGAGAAgggaggaggtcgtcgacaaGCTGAGGGTCATCCAGAGGGCCGTGGACGGGCAGGTCAGCGGGTACAAGAAGTTGAGGGGAGGCGTCTGGGTCGTTGACAAGGTGCCGAGGAACGCAACGGGCAAGATTATCCGACCAGAGCTGGTCAAGATGACCCAGGGGCCGTGTTCCCTGGAGAAGCCAAGGACGTTGACGGCAAAGCTGTGA
- a CDS encoding Peroxisomal multifunctional enzyme, giving the protein MSSSDRPVKNAAGRYINVDFRKAAGYQHPPIKCSFNRRDVLLFANAIGCQKDELHFLYELHPDFAAFPTFPINLAFKQTDQDVFDFVARTVTGHVPGCPPFDAQRSVDGERGIEILRPIPVSSDGLDLEVRSKVIGVYDKGKSCVPRRTGEARD; this is encoded by the exons ATGTCTTCCAGTGACCGACCGGTGAAGAACGCGGCAGGCCGCTATATCAATGTTGACTTCCGCAAGGCCGCCGGATACCAGCATCCGCCCATCAAGTGCAGCTTCAACCGCCGAGATGTCCTCCTTTTT GCCAATGCGATCGGGTGCCAAAAGGATGAGCTGCACTTCCTCTACGAGCTGCATCCCGACTTCGCCGCCTTCCCCACGTTCCCCATCAATCTCGCCTTCAAGCAGACGGACCAGGACGTCTTTGACTTCGTCGCGCGCACAGTGACCGGCCACGTCCCGGGCTGCCCGCCCTTTGACGCCCAGCGttccgtcgacggcgagcgaGGCATCGAGATCCTGCGGCCCATCCCCGTATCTTCTGACGGTCTAGACCTGGAGGTTCGGAGCAAGGTCATCGGAGTTTACGACAAAGGCAAGTCATGCGTCCCAAGGCGAACGGGGGAGGCACGAGACTGA
- a CDS encoding Peroxisomal multifunctional enzyme, with product MILEAEQLLVDSRTDTVYTKMTSTAFGIGQGGYDGPRGPSKPAVKPPDRRPDAVHTVKTTPEAALLYRLCGDYNPLHADDAFGQRAGFKGSILQGLGTWNMAAHGLLRELGGSHPGRLKSFGARFKSVVYPGDTLETRMWVVESQGGVDDVVFETVVKDDGRVAL from the coding sequence ATGATTCTGGAGGCCGAACAGCTCTTGGTCGACAGCAGGACGGACACGGTGTACACCAAGATGACATCAACCGCCTTCGGCATCGGACAGGGCGGCTACGACGGCCCCCGCGGcccgtcgaagccggccGTGAAGCCGCCAGATCGCCGTCCGGATGCCGTGCACACGGTCAAGACAACCCCAGAGGCGGCGCTCCTCTACCGCCTCTGCGGCGACTACAACCCGCtgcacgccgacgacgccttTGGACAGCGTGCCGGGTTCAAGGGGTCCATCCTCCAGGGCCTCGGGACCTGGAACATGGCCGCGCATGGCCTGCTGCGGGAGCTGGGCGGTAGCCACCCCGGCCGGCTCAAGTCGTTCGGCGCCAGGTTCAAGAGCGTCGTCTATCCCGGCGACACCCTCGAGACGCGCATGTGGGTGGTCGAAAGCCAAGGAGGggtggacgacgtcgtcttcgagacGGTTGTCAAGGACGACGGGAGGGTTGCGCTGTGA
- a CDS encoding Enoyl-CoA hydratase/isomerase, producing the protein MVSSPTETPPPATPAFLKLSYPAPRVLLVRMDRPKDLNAMSTAAQWEMDSVWRWFDQEPNLSVAVITGTGRAFSAGADLKEWNSTMAADADPSKRMGNAPAFKPLSRRLGKKPVVAAVNGLAMGGGCEFVVNCDLVVAADDAYFGLPEVKRGIAAIGGALPRLIRTIGLQRASEFALTGRNVSAQEMAGWGIVNKVVPKEKVVDEAVRYATMIAANSPDAIICTRAGLRQGWEAASVERAVEWTLEKEFAELQRGENILEGLKAFSEKREPRWKGSRL; encoded by the coding sequence ATGGTTTCCTCACCAACAGaaacaccgccgccggcgacgcccgcCTTCCTCAAGCTCTCCTACCCGGCGCCCCGCGTTCTTCTCGTGCGGATGGACCGGCCGAAAGACCTCAACGCCATGTCAACAGCAGCACAATGGGAGATGGACTCGGTGTGGCGGTGGTTCGACCAAGAGCCGAACCTgagcgtcgccgtcatcaccggAACGGGACGGGCGTTCTCGGCAGGGGCCGATCTGAAAGAGTGGAATAgcaccatggccgccgatgccgacccGAGCAAGCGGATGGGCAACGCTCCCGCCTTCAAGCCCCTGAGCCGGCGGCTGGGCAAGAAGCCCGTCGTCGCAGCGGTCAACGGCCTCGCGATGGGCGGCGGATGCGAGTTCGTCGTCAACtgcgacctcgtcgtcgccgccgacgacgcgtACTTCGGGCTCCCGGAGGTCAAGAGAGGAATCGCagccatcggcggcgccctgcCGCGGCTCATCCGCACGATCGGCCTCCAGAGGGCGAGCGAGTTCGCGCTGACCGGGCGCAACGTCTCGGCGCAGGAGATGGCGGGGTGGGGGATCGTGAACAAGGTGGTGCCCAAGGAGAAGGTCGTGGACGAGGCGGTACGCTATGCGACGATGATCGCGGCCAACTCGCCAGACGCCATCATCTGCACAAGGGCAGGGCTGAGGCAGGGCTGGGAGGCGGCATCCGTCGAAAGAGCAGTGGAATGGACTTTGGAAAAGGAGTTTGCCGAGCTACAGCGAGGCGAGAACAttctcgagggcctcaaAGCCTTCTCTGAGAAACGGGAGCCCAGGTGGAAGGGTAGTCGGCTATGA
- a CDS encoding Carnitinyl-CoA dehydratase: MATPRTRNPVPPWIQTPYPHVEHSLITFPRKHILLVTINRPGHMNCLPVEATIELGALWKWYDAEPELRCAVFTGAGNKAFCAGMDLKQRLDIIKTNDVAYEYPSGQFAGMSNRTGRKPIIVACNGHAHGGGFEAILNADVIFASPNATFRLPEVLRGVSALAGALPRCMVLFGNHRTMDLVLTGRTMSVEEAREWGLVKEIMPQEKLLERALDYAGQIAALSPDSVIISRLAAREAWETGVSRATMRGQELWAEAMLRSKNAEEGLAAYREKRSPKWFPSHL, from the exons ATGGCGACGCCCAGAACCAGGAACCCCGTTCCTCCATGGATACAAACCCCGTATCCGCACGTCGAGCACAGCCTGATAACGTTTCCTCGAAAGcacatcctcctcgtcacgATCAACCGGCCCGGCCACATGAACTGCCTCCCCGTCGAAGCGACCATCGAACTCGGCGCGCTGTGGAAGTGGTACGACGCCGAACCGGAACTGCGGTGTGCCGTCTTCACGGGAGCGGGGAACAAGGCCTTTTGCGCGGGCATGGACCTGAAGCAAAGGCTGGACATCATCAAGACGAACGACGTGGCGTACGAGTATCCCTCGGGGCAGTTTGCCGGCATGAGCAACAGGACGGGGAGAAAGCCCATCATCGTGGCATGTAATGGTCACGCACACG GCGGCGGTTTCGAGGCGATCCTCAACGCGGACGTCATCTTCGCATCCCCGAACGCTACCTTCCGGCTTCCCGAGGTGCTCCGCGGGGTCTCTGCTCTCGCGGGCGCGCTGCCCCGGTGCATGGTGCTCTTTGGCAACCACCGAACGATGGACCTGGTCCTCACCGGCCGCACCATGTCCGTGGAAGAGGCGAGGGAGTGGGGGCTGGTGAAGGAGATCATGCCGCAAGAGAAGCTGCTTGAGAGGGCTCTGGACTACGCGGGTCAGATTGCCGCGCTGAGTCCTGACAGCGTCATCATCTCGCGGTTGGCCGCGCGGGAGGCGTGGGAGACGGGCGTCAGTAGGGCGACGATGCGCGGCCAGGAGTTGTGGGCTGAGGCGATGCTGAGGAGCAAGAACGCAGAAGAAGGACTCGCTGCGTATCGTGAAAAGAGGAGTCCTAAGTGGTTTCCATCACATCTGTAG
- a CDS encoding Duf1446 domain-containing protein has product MTPRRPIRIGNCSGAINDGIDQIYRLAKYGNVDAITADYLAEFNMAWKAIELQTRPELGYEPGFLDQLAWHDGDAARLVAGKRIRVVHDGGALNPRGLAEKADAYFRSLGIRHVKVAWVSGDDVTEQVRRGAFGRVMHLDQPGVEFDAPSMSGDLLAANAYTGMAGIVRALEAGADVVVCGRCTDASPVVGLAAWWHGWEGTEHDALAASLMAGHLIECGPYVTGGNYCGQREVPNLRRAGFPIAEVGAGGDVVITKPQGSNGLVSVDTCKAQLLYEIQGRYYLNPDVVADIGGVTLTQLGRDRVRLAGVKGLPPPPTAKLAICLLGGYQAEISAYAVGLDTDFKFEVLKSQVLGQINRSDFTAFSIEKYGSSPTDPRSQRECTTQFRMFAQSRKEEAFEQFRRAIFYNGLQGYCGLHLGMDWRTMAPRPYVRYFPALIPQSKLPPLAVSFVHGEHDLVVGPGEQPKSHIVVPRQPDYEPSTSVSDVPSSRIVKRPLGDLVFARSGDKGGNANVGLWVRHASAWPWLQAFLTKQRLIQLLGDDWRDDQHAVERCEFPGLWAVHFVVRGILQEGVSSSSVLDGFAKSLGEFLRARLVGLPVDLVKLEDERRLRGFESNARASKL; this is encoded by the coding sequence ATGACGCCGAGACGACCGATACGGATCGGCAACTGCTCCGGTGCCATCAACGATGGCATCGACCAGATATACCGCCTCGCCAAGTACGGCAACGTGGACGCCATCACGGCCGACTACCTCGCCGAGTTCAACATGGCGTGGAAGGCCATCGAGCTCCAGACCCGGCCGGAGCTCGGCTACGAGCCCGGGTtcctcgaccagctcgcctggcacgacggcgacgcagCCCGTCTCGTCGCGGGGAAGCGCATCAGGGTCGTGCACGACGGCGGAGCCCTCAACCCCCGGgggctggccgagaaggcggaCGCGTACTTTAGGAGCCTCGGCATCCGTCACGTCAAGGTGGCCTGGgtcagcggcgacgacgtcacGGAGCAGGTCAGGCGCGGCGCCTTCGGGCGAGTCATGCACCTCGACCAGCCGGGCGTCGAGTTCGATGCGCCGTCGATGAgcggcgacctcctcgcgGCCAACGCCTACACGGGCATGGCCGGCATCGTGCGGGCCTTggaagccggcgccgacgtcgtcgtgtGCGGGAGATGCACCGACGCCAGCCCCGTCGTGGGCCTCGCCGCCTGGTGGCACGGCTGGGAGGGCACCGAGCacgacgccctcgcggcgAGCCTCATGGCCGGACACCTGATCGAGTGCGGGCCGTACGTGACGGGCGGGAACTACTGCGGCCAGCGCGAGGTGCCGAACCTCCGCCGTGCCGGGTTCCCGATCGCCGaggttggcgccggcggggacGTGGTCATCACGAAGCCCCAAGGGTCCAACGGGCTGGTCTCGGTGGACACGTGCAAGGCGCAGCTGCTGTACGAGATCCAGGGCAGATACTACCTCAACccggacgtcgtcgccgacattGGGGGCGTGACACTCACGCAGTTGGGGAGGGATCGCGTGCGGCTTGCGGGCGTCAAGggcttgccgccgccgccgacggccaagCTGGCCATCTGTCTCCTCGGCGGTTATCAGGCCGAGATATCGGCGTATGCTGTTGGACTGGATACGGACTTCAAGTTCGAGGTGCTGAAGAGCCAGGTGCTCGGTCAGATCAACCGGTCCGACTTCACTGCGTTTAGCATCGAAAAGTATggctcctcgccgacggacCCGCGGTCACAGAGAGAGTGCACAACGCAGTTCCGCATGTTTGCTCAGTCCCGCAAGGAAGAGGCATTCGAGCAGTTCAGGAGGGCCATCTTCTACAACGGCCTCCAGGGCTACTGCGGGCTTCACCTCGGCATGGATTGGCGGACAATGGCGCCGCGGCCTTATGTGCGGTACTTCCCAGCGCTGATACCGCAATCAAAGCTGCCTCCTTTGGCCGTAAGCTTCGTCCATGGCGAGCATGATCTGGTCGTTGGGCCAGGCGAACAACCAAAGAGCCATATCGTCGTCCCTCGGCAACCCGACTACGAACCCTCGACTTCCGTGTCGGATGTCCCGTCGTCCAGAATAGTCAAGCGGCCCTTGGGCGACCTCGTCTTCGCGCGCAGCGGCGACAAGGGCGGCAACGCGAACGTCGGCCTGTGGGTGCGTCACGCCTCGGCCTGGCCTTGGCTGCAGGCGTTTCTGACCAAGCAGAGGCTCATCCAGCTGCTGGGAGACGACTGGCGCGACGACCAGCACGCGGTGGAGAGGTGTGAGTTCCCCGGGCTTTGGGCGGTTCACTTTGTCGTCCGGGGCATCCTGCAGGAGGGagtcagcagcagcagcgttCTGGACGGGTTCGCGAAGAGCCTGGGCGAGTTTCTGCGCGCGAGACTGGTTGGCCTGCCGGTGGACTTGGTCAAGTTGGAAGACGAGCGACGTCTGAGGGGGTTTGAAAGCAATGCTCGAGCATCCAAGTTGTGA
- a CDS encoding Glucose sorbosone dehydrogenase — MKAFGTAALAVAAVASAVLAQECADVLSPSYTAPQVAPGWQAQLVATGYKKPRTIHVDSEGALLVLDAAVGVYRVTFQDNGGTCLKVMESKLLVNNTRLTHGMAFSDDGKTLYASSVSQVLAWAYDAKAGTVNAEPAVVVDNMANNDQTTRTLVMSKASRNWLVVSRGVDENFDMDALDASSGHAQVKAFDLGKAGNDPFDFNTDGQLLGWGIRNAVAVDEDPATGNVWAMDNSIDDITRNGVDVHDNNPGEELNLLGAVANDTRTENGPANYGYPRCFAVWDTSIPLNDSLRVGDQFSMEQNATMNDTRCHNDYVAPRLTFQSHTSPVFLKFANDGSRAFMSFRGSFNRPDPVGYALTAVDFSNGEPVASSDSTDALKNIMYNKDLSACPGQCFRPVGLAWDAQNRLFMTSDSTGEIYILRQEDATPTSTTPGTFATPTATPTAKPNAASGVAPSLGLGLGALAAACLLSL; from the exons ATGAAGGCATTCGGAactgccgccctcgcggtAGCAGCTGTCGCCTCGGCGGTCCTGGCACAGGAGTGCGCCGACGTGCTCTCCCCGAGCTATACTGCTCCCCAGGTCGCGCCCGGTTGGCAGGCCCAGCTTGTCGCGACCGGCTACAAGAAGCCGCGGACGATCCACGTCGACAGCGAGGGCGCCCTGCTGgttctcgacgccgccgtgggTGTCTACCGCGTCACGTTCCAGGACAATGGCGGCACCTGTCTCAAGGTGATGGAGAGCAAGCTGCTGGTCAACAACACTCGT CTTACGCACGGCATGGCCTTctcggacgacggcaagACTCTGTACGCCTCCTCCGTCAGCCAGGTCCTCGCCTGGGCCTACGACGCAAAGGCCGGCACCGTCAacgccgagcccgccgtcgtcgtcgacaacatGGCCAACAACGACCAGACGACGCGCACGCTCGTCATGTCCAAGGCGTCCCGCAACTGGCTCGTCGTCTcgcgcggcgtcgacgagaatttcgacatggacgccctcgacgcctccTCGGGCCACGCCCAGGTCAAggccttcgacctcggcaaggccggcaacgACCCCTTCGACTTCAACACGGATGGCCAGCTGCTGGGCTGGGGCATCCgcaacgccgtcgccgtcgacgaggacccgGCCACCGGCAACGTCTGGGCCATGGACAACTCCATCGACGACATCACCCgcaacggcgtcgacgtccacGACAACAACCCGGGCGAGGAGCTCAAcctgctcggcgccgtcgccaacgacACGAGGACCGAGAACGGTCCCGCCAACTACGGCTACCCGCGCTGTTTCGCCGTCTGGGACACGTCCATCCCCCTCAACGACTCGCTCCGCGTCGGCGACCAGTTCTCCATGGAGCAGAACGCCACCATGAACGACACCCGCTGCCACAACGACTACGTCGCCCCGCGCCTGACTTTCCAGTCCCACACCTCGCCCGTTTTCCTCAAGTTCGCCAACGACGGCTCCCGTGCCTTTATGTCGTTCCGCGGAAGTT TCAACCGCCCTGACCCCGTCGGCTACGCCCTCACCGCCGTCGACTTCTCAAACGGCGAGCCCGTCGCCAGCAGCGACTCCACCGACGCCCTCAAGAACATCATGTACAACAAGGACCTGTCCGCCTGCCCTGGCCAGTGCTTCCGTCCCGTCGGCCTGGCCTGGGACGCTCAGAACCGTCTGTTCATGACGTCCGACTCGACTGGCGAGATCTACATCCTGCGCCAGGAAGACGCTACGCCCACGTCCACCACCCCCGGCACCTTTGCCACGCCCACCGCCACGCCCACCGCCAAACCCAACGCGGCAAGCGGCGTTGCCCCTTCgctcggcctgggcctcgggGCGTTGGCCGCTGCTTGCTTGCTGTCTCTCTAA